A genomic segment from Aspergillus puulaauensis MK2 DNA, chromosome 1, nearly complete sequence encodes:
- a CDS encoding calcium/proton exchanger (COG:P;~EggNog:ENOG410PFNX;~InterPro:IPR004798,IPR004837,IPR004713;~PFAM:PF01699;~TransMembrane:10 (o55-72i79-97o109-130i142-161o181-199i211-232o271-292i337-364o370-391i398-418o);~go_component: GO:0016021 - integral component of membrane [Evidence IEA];~go_function: GO:0008324 - cation transmembrane transporter activity [Evidence IEA];~go_function: GO:0015369 - calcium:proton antiporter activity [Evidence IEA];~go_process: GO:0006812 - cation transport [Evidence IEA];~go_process: GO:0006816 - calcium ion transport [Evidence IEA];~go_process: GO:0055085 - transmembrane transport [Evidence IEA]) — MTGLSTSNGVPEPNERDSLIGDSHGNPAQRKPERHWTNWPSHAAHLTWQVLVRDYVNILLVFVPLGIISGALKWDSVTVFVLNFFAIVPLASLLSFVTEELAATLGQALGGLMNATFGNAVELIVSIIALKDNQIRVVQASMLGSILSNILLVLGCCFLVGGLRYPEQTFNSTVASTMSSLMTVSSASLIIPATLYASLTSSNSDKTDSQILFLSHWTAIILLVLYIIYLFFQLKSHSQLFEEVNHETSGDPEAAGDSVPEHEEEQLLNPWAASVALVIVTILVAICADYLVGSIDSIVEKTGMTRTFIGLILIPIVGNAAEHVTAVVVAWKGKMDLAIGVAIGSSLQIALFVTPFLVILGWIMNVEMTLHFHIFETVAFFISGLVVTFLIQDGKSNYLEGCLCLGMYLILALAFWVYPDAPNDSALFHT; from the exons ATGACTGGTCTTTCAACAAGCAATGGCGTGCCAGAGCCCAATGAGCGGGACTCCCTAATCGGCGACTCTCACGGCAATCCAGCTCAGCGGAAGCCGGAGCGACACTGGACCAACTGGCCGTCCCATGCTGCGCACTTGACCTGGCAGGTTCTTGTGCGCGACTATGTCAACATTCTTCTTGTTTTCGTCCCATTGGGTATCATTTCCGGTGCTCTCAAGTGGGATAGCGTAACTGTCTTCGTCCTgaacttcttcgccatcgtccCGCTTGCTTCGCTGCTCAGTTTCGTGACGGAGGAATTGGCTGCAACCCTAGGCCAGGCACTTGGTGGCCTGATGAATGCGACGTTTGGAAATGCTGTTGAGCTGATT GTCAGCATCATTGCCCTGAAAGATAACCAGATCCGCGTTGTCCAAGCCAGTATGCTTGGAAGCATCCTatccaacatcctcctcgttcTCGGCTGCTGTTTCTTAGTTGGCGGCCTCCGTTATCCCGAGCAAACTTTCAATAGCACAGTCGCATCCACCATGTCATCTCTGATGACCGTCTCGTCCGCGTCGTTGATTATTCCTGCTACCCTCTACGCTTCATTGACATCCAGCAACTCCGACAAGACCGACTCGCAGATCCTATTCCTGTCTCACTGGACCGCCATTATTCTCCTCGTTCTCTACATCATATACCTATTCTTCCAACTCAAGTCGCACTCGCAACTTTTCGAAGAAGTAAACCATGAGACATCTGGAGATCCCGAAGCCGCAGGAGATAGCGTCCCGGAGCACGAAGAGGAACAATTGCTTAACCCGTGGGCCGCCAGCGTTGCCTTAGTGATTGTGACGATTCTTGTTGCCATCTGCGCCGACTACTTGGTTGGAAGCATTGATAGCATTGTGGAAAAGACCGGAATGACCCGGACTTTCATTGGTCTTATTCTAATCCCCATCGTCGGAAATGCGGCGGAGCATGTAACTGCAGTTGTGGTCGCCTGGAAGGGCAAGATGGATCTTGCTATTGGCGTTGCTATCGGAAGCAGTCTCCAGATTGCTCTGTTCGTGACTCctttcctcgtcatcttggGCTGGATCATGAATGTCGAAATGACCCTGCACTTCCATATTTTCGAAACCGTGGCCTTCTTTATCTCAGGCCTGGTCGTGACTTTCCTCATTCAAGACGGCAAGTCGAACTACCTTGAAGGCTGCCTGTGCTTGGGAAT GTACTTGATCTTAGCACTTGCCTTCTGGGTGTACCCGGACGCCCCGAACGATAGCGCTCTCTTCCACACTTAA
- a CDS encoding mitochondrial 37S ribosomal protein uS7m (BUSCO:EOG09264R1U;~COG:J;~EggNog:ENOG410PG3E;~InterPro:IPR023798,IPR036823,IPR000235;~PFAM:PF00177;~go_process: GO:0006412 - translation [Evidence IEA]) produces MPPRLNLFAARTSVPVFRQSTTPQRPIASALIRANAAPCTRSSTPRRWNSSGSDDKKKLEEAEHAADPLPHVSQEAAEINDIMDKEKRCDGTPSSPELEQGTMVSEILSRDKEAQKHAPKVFQDQINKGPSGSRSFSTSARRLQVEKQTGAGSEGPISDAEQAALLQSMISEATQEPEELAPGLKYKAPKSLPRSEHFRYRYEPVVEQFTKNLMQDGKLATAQKNMSIILDHLRSSPAPQVNPNRPLLPGPPTPQLPLNPILYLTLIVDSVAPLIKLHHAKGIAGGGQTLQVPVALAERQRRRAAIGWIIDGSKKRRDAKFAHRVANELVAVAEGRSGVWEKRDGVHKLGIAGRVNIGAKANKRGKGF; encoded by the exons ATGCCGCCCCGGCTCAATCTCTTCGCCGCCAGGACGTCAGTCCCTGTTTTCCGCCAATCCACCACACCGCAGCGCCCCATCGCATCCGCTCTTATTCGAGCCAACGCCGCACCATGCACACGATCTAGCACCCCGCGACGATGGAACTCGTCCGGATCCGACGATAAGAAGAAACTAGAAGAGGCAGAGCACGCGGCTGATCCGTTGCCACATGTTAGCcaggaggctgcggagatcAATGATATTATGGATAAGGAGAAGAGATGTGATGGGACGCCGTCGAGcccggagctggagcaggggACAATGGTTTCAGAG ATCCTCTCCCGCGATAAGGAAGCTCAGAAGCACGCACCCAAGGTATTCCAGGACCAGATTAACAAGGGCCCTTCTGGGTCTCGCTCATTTTCGACGTCTGCTCGTCGTCTGCAGGTTGAGAAGCAAACTGGTGCTGGGTCCGAGGGGCCCATTTCTGACGCTGAGCAGGCCGCTCTACTCCAGTCTATGATTTCAGAGGCCACCCAGGAACCAGAGGAATTGGCTCCCGGATTGAAATACAAGGCGCCCAAGTCGCTTCCGCGGTCGGAGCACTTCCGGTACCGGTATGAGCCGGTCGTCGAGCAGTTTACCAAGAACCTTATGCAGGATGGGAAGTTGGCGACTGCGCAGAAG AACATGTCCATAATCCTCGACCACCTCCGCTCCTCACCAGCCCCTCAAGTCAACCCTAACCGACCGCTCCTCCCCGGTCCCCCCACCCCCCAGCTCCCGCTCAACCCAATCCTCTACCTAACTCTCATCGTCGACTCCGTCGCCCCGCTCATCAAACTGCACCACGCAAAGGgtattgctggtggtggccaAACGCTTCAAGTCCCCGTCGCGCTCGCGGAGCGCCAGCGTCGCAGGGCCGCCATTGGGTGGATTATCGATGGGTCAAAGAAGCGGCGGGACGCGAAATTCGCGCACCGCGTTGCGAACgagcttgttgctgttgcggaGGGAAGGAGCGGTGtctgggagaagagggatggTGTGCATAAGCTTGGTATCGCGGGTCGTGTGAATATTGGAGCGAAGGCTAACAAGAGGGGGAAGGGGTTCTAG
- the PHO91 gene encoding putative plasma membrane phosphate transporter Pho87 (COG:P;~EggNog:ENOG410PIQM;~InterPro:IPR001898,IPR004331;~PFAM:PF03600,PF00939;~TransMembrane:12 (o386-408i420-453o473-495i516-534o560-581i602-625o645-663i670-692o698-718i739-765o785-806i827-850o);~go_component: GO:0016020 - membrane [Evidence IEA];~go_function: GO:0022857 - transmembrane transporter activity [Evidence IEA];~go_process: GO:0055085 - transmembrane transport [Evidence IEA]) has translation MKFSHSIQFNSVPDWSAYYIAYSNLKKLIYSLEQQAHRVNEHGNDVESAPLLDDTPSADKIFLQALDAELDKIRSFYRAKELDIFTEVDDVMRDAEEYSAKADGANMNPMHDGMAKGRRMSTGSGQDQPADFGFDHERRQSTTSEPAADNDDEDSDDDAARPSLGQSHSAHFDDDRADDMRSSIWTESRYGLNSQTFNRRGTQPDQFTTDPTLLDLYNSAASLKKRIVAVYVSLCGLKSYIQLNKTGFSKALKKYDKTIDRSLRREYMASAVSSAYPFLNSTMEKVEGFINQIETLYADLTTNGDLSLAKRELRLHLREHVVWERNTVWREMIGIERKAQAANVGIRRTLLGGDEDPAEARRQGDEQVAPSREFRTPCGVISAPTWLWSANFATLVVVLVVFAVLLSVPIMQKPEQQNCLAMLIFVSLLWATEVIPLFVTSLLVPFLVVLLGIMKSDEKPYKRLGPKEATTVAFGSMWTPVIMLLLGGFTIAAALSKHDIARRMAMFVLSKAGSNHRVVLLTNMFVSMFLSMWISNVASPVLCYSIIQPLLRNLPPDSKFAKALVLGIALAANVGGAASPIASPQNIIALQNMYPNISWGTWFFISLPVCIISILLIWVLLLVTFRPGRDTTIVPIKPVKDNFSGLQYFISIVTLTTIALWCGSHQLEHVFGDMGVIAIIPIVLFFGTGILNKEDFNNFLWTIIILAAGGLCLGKAVTSSGLLQTMAEGIRERVEDFSLYGVLIVFSTLILVVATFISHTVAALIMLPLVRQIGVSMDDPHPNLLVMASALMCSVAMALPTSGFPNMTAIMTEVPQTGQRYLRVRHFFTRGIPASLMSWAVVVTIGYGLMRVAGL, from the exons ATGAAGTTTTCTCACAGCATCCAGTTCAACTCTGTTCCGGACTGGAGTGCGTATTATATCGCCTATAGCAATCTAAAAAAACT GATATATTCGCTGGAACAGCAGGCCCATCGAGTGAATGAACATGGGAATGACGTCGAGTCCGCGCCTTTGCTTGACGATACACCAAGTGCCGATAAAATATTTCTGCAGGCTCTCGATGCCGAGTTGGATAAGATACGCTCTTTCTACCGTGCGAAAGAGTTGGATATATTCACGGAGGTTGACGATGTTATGAGAGATGCGGAGGAATACTCAGCAAAGGCAGACGGGGCCAACATGAACCCGATGCACGATGGCATGGCCAAAGGGAGAAGGATGAGTACGGGATCCGGACAAGATCAGCCAGCGGACTTTGGCTTTGATCATGAAAGACGCCAGAGCACGACCAGTGAGCCGGCGGCTGAcaacgatgacgaggatagCGATGACGACGCTGCGCGCCCATCATTAGGCCAGTCACACAGCGCCCACTTCGATGATGACCGTGCCGATGATATGAGAAGTTCAATCTGGACAGAGTCTAGGTACGGCCTTAACAGTCAGACGTTTAACAGGCGCGGGACCCAGCCCGATCAGTTCACCACCGACCCAACTCTGCTAGATCTCTACAACTCAGCAGCTTCCCTGAAGAAACGGATCGTTGCTGTTTATGTTTCTCTCTGTGGATTGAAGTCGTATATCCAGTTGAATAAGACTGGATTCTCCAAGGCCTTGAAAAAGTACGACAAGACCATTGATCGTAGTCTGCGGCGGGAGTACATGGCATCCGCCGTATCTTCGGCCTACCCTTTCCTAAACTCGACTATGGAAAAAGTCGAGGGATTTATCAACCAGATCGAGACTCTATATGCGGATTTAACTACAAATGGCGACCTGTCTCTGGCCAAGCGCGAGCTTCGCTTGCACCTTAGGGAGCACGTCGTATGGGAGAGGAACACTGTGTGGAGAGAAATGATTGGCATTGAAAGGAAAGCCCAGGCTGCCAATGTTGGTATTCGTCGGACGCTCCTAGGAGGAGACGAGGATCCTGCCGAGGCGCGCCGACAGGGTGATGAGCAGGTAGCCCCGAGCAGGGAATTCCGGACACCATGTGGAGTGATCAGTGCGCCAACATGGCTCTGGAGCGCAAACTTTGCAACTCTTGTTGTGGTGTTAGTTGTATTCGCAGTGCTGCTTTCGGTGCCGATCATGCAGAAGCCAGAACAACAAAACTGTTTGGCGATGCTCATTTTCGTGAGCTTACTATGGGCCACCGAG GTTATCCCGCTTTTCGTAACTTCGTTGCTTGTCCCGTTCCTTGTCGTGCTGCTCGGCATCATGAAATCAGACGAGAAGCCGTATAAGCGCCTGGGGCCGAAAGAGGCTACTACTGTTGCCTTTGGCTCTATGTGGACCCCTGTTATCATGCTGCTTTTGGGCGGTTTCACCATAGCCGCAGCGTTATCCAAGCATGACATTGCGCGACGTATGGCGATGTTTGTATTGAGTAAAGCCGGGTCTAACCACCGTGTTGTGCTGCTCACCAACATGTTTGTGAGCATGTTCCTCAGCATGTGGATTAGCAACGTAGCCTCCCCGGTTCTCTGCTATTCAATTATTCAG cctctGTTGCGCAACCTTCCGCCGGATTCTAAATTTGCCAAGGCGTTGGTTCTAGGCATTGCGCTGGCTGCTAATGTCGGTGGTGCAGCGTCCCCAATTGCCTCTCCGCAGAACATCATCGCTCTCCAGAACATGTATCCCAACATCAGCTGGGGTACTTGGTTTTTCATCTCGTTGCCTGTCTGTATTATCTCGATTCTGTTAATCTGGGTGCTTCTACTGGTTACCTTCCGTCCAGGCCGGGATACTACGATTGTGCCCATTAAGCCAGTGAAAGATAACTTCAGCGGCCTCCAATACTTTATTAGTATTGTCACTCTAACGACAATTGCCTTATGGTGTGGCAGCCATCAGCTCGAGCATGTGTTTGGCGATATGGGTGTGATTGCGATCATCCCAATTGTGCTATTTTTCGGGACCGGAATTCTGAACAAGGAGGATTTCAACAATTTCCTATGGACAATCATCATTCTCGCCGCTGGCGGGCTTTGCCTCGGCAAGGCAGTGACGTCTTCGGGGCTGCTACAAACTATGGCAGAAGGCATCCGGGAGCGGGTAGAAGATTTCAGtctctacggagtactgaTTGTATTTTCGACACTGATTCTCGTCGTTGCGACGTTCATTTCTCACACTGTCGCAGCCTTGATCATGCTCCCCCTCGTACGACAGATTGGCGTCAGTATGGACGACCCACACCCCAATCTGCTGGTGATGGCTAGCGCATTGATGTGCTCAGTGGCCATGGCTCTGCCGACCAGTGGATTCCCAAATATGA CCGCCATTATGACGGAGGTGCCGCAGACTGGCCAGCGCTATTTGCGAGTGCGACACTTCTTCACGCGGGGTATCCCTGCCAGTCTGATGTCATGGGCAGTGGTCGTTACAATTGGTTATGGACTGATGCGTGTTGCCGGATTATAg